Genomic DNA from candidate division WOR-3 bacterium:
CCCGCGAATGATGGTCGGTGCTAGCTGGGAGCCGTGAGCTCCGGGCCGGGGGCTTTCGGTAATGCCAACCGCAGGGTAGCGGACCGTGGCGTAGTCAATGACCGCGCCGTCGCTTGCGCCGGTAACACACACGCCACCGGTTGGGTCGAGCGCCATCGCCATTGCTTCATCGTAACCTGAGTTTGGGCCGTCGTAGCGGTTCACCCATTCTTCGGTGCCGGCTGGAGTGTAGCGGACCGTGGCGTAGTCGGCACCAGTGCCTTGACCCTGGCTTGTGCCGGTCACGGTCACGTAACCTCCTGCATCCACCACGATGGCGTGTGCTTCGTCGAACCCGGATGCTGGGCCGTTGTAACGGCTGACCCAGATCAGGTTGCCGTCAGGGTCGTACTTGACCGTGGCGTAGTCAGCTTCCGTGCCGTTGCCCTGGCTTGAGCCGGTCACATAGACGTTTCCAGCCGCGTCGAGCCCGATGGCATAGGCTTCGTCCGGACCGTTGGCCGGGCCATTGTAGCGCCGGACCCAGAGTGTTTCGCCGTCCGGATTATACTTGATTGTTACATAGTCAAGGCCAGAGGTGGAGTCAAGGCTGCCGCCACAGACGTAAACGTTACCAAGAACATCCACCACCAGGCCATGTGGTTCGTCGTCTTCGCCGGCCGGGCCGTCATAGCGCACGGCCCACTGCTCGACTCCGCTCGAGTTGTACTTGACTGTGGCGAAGTCCCAGGTCAGGAGGTAGGGATTGCCACTCGAACCGGTAACATAGACGTTGCCAGCAGGGTCAAGCCCGATGCAGGAGGCGAAGTCCTCGAACTCGGTTGAGTAGGTTGCGACCCACTGCCGGTTACCGGCAGCGTCGTACTTGAGCGTAACAAAGTCCCAGCCCGCGGTGTCGGACTGGGCATAGCCGGTGACATAGACGTTGCCGGCTTGGTCGAGTGCGACCGCAAGACCCATATCGTTACCAGTGCCAGGGCCGTTGTACAGCGCGGTCCAGAGCGAGTCCCCGGAATTGTCATAGACAATTGTAAGAATATCGGTGTATAGGCTTGGGTCTGCACATCCACCAGTGACCGCGACCCGGGTGCCACGTACTGCGATTGCGCGGCCTTCATCCGAGCCCGAGGCCACGCCGTTGAACCGCCTGATCCAGAGTGAATCGCCGGCCAAGCCGTACTTGACCGTGGCGGCGTCGTATGACGTGCCCAAGCCCCAGCTTGTTCCGGTCACATAGGTGCACCCGGACTGGTCGACCGCGACACCGTAAGCCCGGTCTTCGTCTGAAGCCGGGCCGTCGTAACGAGACACCCAGGTCTGGCTCAAGGCGGGCAAGGCGAGGGCCAAGGCAACGATGAATGCTGAACGATGAGCGATGAATCTGGTGTGCATACTACCTTCCTTTCACCAAACGTTCTTGGCTGGTGACGATGCTGCCGGAGCCGTCCCTGGCGGCTGCTGTAAGGCGGACAAGATAAACGCCGGCCGGTAGGTCTGGCCTTGGGGCGAATGCGATACTATGCTCGCCCGGGTCTTGGACACCTTTGTCAAAAGACGCAACCAAACGGCCAACGACATCGAGAACTGACAACTCGACCTGGCTTCTTGCATCCAACTTGTATCGAATCGAGGCAGCGTTGCGGAATGGATTCGGGCTGATATTCAGCGTTGATGCGACCGGTTCAGTCCGCTCGCTCCGTATGCCGGTGAAGTTACGCGGATACTTCAGGGCGCGGCCAATCTGTCCGCCGGTGTTGTACTGCCAAGCAACCTGCTTGTTGTAGGTGACCTCCACAAGCTTGTTGACAGTTCCAAGTGTTGCCATGGTGTTACCGTTGGGCAGCCGGTATGCACCGCCCAGGTGCTGGGCATAGAATGCCGAACCGTTGGAGTAGGACCAGGTCAGGTTCTGGGGTGTCGGTCCGAACGCCGAGTCCGGATGAATGTAGTAATGGTCGTTTGAGTCGAGTGGCGGAGTGATTTCTATGATGACCGAGTAGTCGTTTGCGCTGCCTGGGCGGTCGCCGTTGTTCAGGACAATGATGTTACCAGCGCCCGGCATCCCAGGCCGGATCCAGTTACCGCCGTGGACGATGTAGAAAACGCGGTCGGCAGAGGTGCCGCGGTCGTAGTTCTGCGGGTTGCCCCAGCGGTAGAGGATGTCGCCACCCTTGCCGTGCCGGCCACCGGTGTGGCCGCGTGCTTCCTCAGTTGTGGTTGAATGGTCAATTACGTAGATTTCGTGGAGGTTG
This window encodes:
- a CDS encoding SBBP repeat-containing protein — encoded protein: MHTRFIAHRSAFIVALALALPALSQTWVSRYDGPASDEDRAYGVAVDQSGCTYVTGTSWGLGTSYDAATVKYGLAGDSLWIRRFNGVASGSDEGRAIAVRGTRVAVTGGCADPSLYTDILTIVYDNSGDSLWTALYNGPGTGNDMGLAVALDQAGNVYVTGYAQSDTAGWDFVTLKYDAAGNRQWVATYSTEFEDFASCIGLDPAGNVYVTGSSGNPYLLTWDFATVKYNSSGVEQWAVRYDGPAGEDDEPHGLVVDVLGNVYVCGGSLDSTSGLDYVTIKYNPDGETLWVRRYNGPANGPDEAYAIGLDAAGNVYVTGSSQGNGTEADYATVKYDPDGNLIWVSRYNGPASGFDEAHAIVVDAGGYVTVTGTSQGQGTGADYATVRYTPAGTEEWVNRYDGPNSGYDEAMAMALDPTGGVCVTGASDGAVIDYATVRYPAVGITESPRPGAHGSQLAPTIIRGSLLLADVASGQQSAACAFLFDATGRTVADLEPGANDVSGLAPGVYFVAPASGAMRDASGVTKVIIAR
- a CDS encoding aryl-sulfate sulfotransferase, with product MTAFRLTAYLTLTLLVLPSLASAQAFDGLTLVNNMNSTTMKLIDNSGATVKSWTCNTNVAYVPYLMPDSTIWRPSVYSGATMRGAAYGGLIQHYSWNGSIIESFIWSNSYHQQHHDIHPMPNGHVLVVSWDRKTAAEAQAMGRQNITSDIWPDEVIEWDPVSRTVVWEWHFWDHLIQDVDPSKPNYGVVREHPELLDINLGTVQGGDWMHCNTVDYNAERDEIILTSHNLHEIYVIDHSTTTEEARGHTGGRHGKGGDILYRWGNPQNYDRGTSADRVFYIVHGGNWIRPGMPGAGNIIVLNNGDRPGSANDYSVIIEITPPLDSNDHYYIHPDSAFGPTPQNLTWSYSNGSAFYAQHLGGAYRLPNGNTMATLGTVNKLVEVTYNKQVAWQYNTGGQIGRALKYPRNFTGIRSERTEPVASTLNISPNPFRNAASIRYKLDARSQVELSVLDVVGRLVASFDKGVQDPGEHSIAFAPRPDLPAGVYLVRLTAAARDGSGSIVTSQERLVKGR